In Vagococcus hydrophili, one DNA window encodes the following:
- a CDS encoding glycoside hydrolase family 13 protein, whose product MERAALLHRPDSEYAYLFEKDVMHIRLRTKRSDVKEVKIIKGDPYLINEDKWYKESEKMTLVATTEDYDYYQIAVDAEFRRIQYAFDIVGTDGEEVFYGDRGIFDLSESVIEKAENYFRMPFFQEVDRFKAPEWVKETVWYQIFPERFANGDTSNDPEGTLPWGSQLPGREDFFGGDLQGVIDHLDYLVDLGINGLYFCPIFKASSNHKYDTIDYFDIDPDFGDKETFKKLVEEAHKRGIKIMLDAVFNHTGYYAPQFQDVVKNGENSQYADWFHIHSFPVEIGTNGNFEGAKTLSYDTFAFTPMMPKLNTANKEVQDYLLDIATYWVREFNIDAWRLDVANEVDHHFWKKFYEATTALDKDFYILGEIWHSSQSWLQGDEFHGVMNYAFTETVTNFFVKDAISATKMASGLYEQLMLYRDQTNQVMFNCLDSHDTARLLHISGENKDIAKMALTFTFLQQGSPCIYYGTEIGMTGDNDPDCRRCMVWEEENQDQIFLAFTKQLVALRKDYQPILSYGDLTFETLDNEGQYVEFTRQTTEGQVKGFFNKGAKEQTVSGDLEVLMSQNVEKTASGYVIRENGFIVSK is encoded by the coding sequence CAAAGAATCAGAAAAGATGACTTTAGTGGCAACAACTGAAGATTACGATTATTATCAAATCGCAGTGGACGCTGAATTTAGACGTATCCAATATGCGTTTGATATTGTTGGAACTGATGGAGAAGAAGTCTTTTACGGAGATCGCGGGATTTTTGATTTATCAGAATCAGTGATTGAAAAAGCTGAAAATTACTTCAGAATGCCATTTTTCCAAGAAGTTGATCGTTTCAAAGCGCCTGAATGGGTAAAAGAAACAGTTTGGTATCAAATTTTCCCAGAGCGCTTTGCTAATGGAGACACATCAAATGACCCAGAAGGAACATTACCATGGGGCAGTCAATTACCAGGTCGTGAAGACTTCTTTGGTGGAGATCTTCAAGGTGTGATTGATCATTTAGATTATTTAGTTGATTTAGGGATAAACGGATTATACTTCTGTCCAATCTTTAAAGCGTCATCTAACCATAAATATGATACAATCGATTACTTTGATATTGATCCAGACTTTGGAGACAAAGAAACATTCAAAAAATTAGTAGAAGAAGCGCACAAACGTGGGATTAAAATTATGTTGGATGCGGTCTTTAACCATACAGGATACTATGCACCACAATTCCAAGATGTTGTGAAGAATGGTGAGAACTCTCAATACGCAGATTGGTTCCATATTCATAGCTTCCCAGTGGAAATCGGAACAAATGGTAATTTTGAAGGAGCTAAAACGTTATCATATGATACATTTGCCTTCACTCCAATGATGCCAAAATTAAATACAGCTAATAAAGAAGTTCAAGATTACTTATTAGATATTGCGACTTACTGGGTGAGAGAATTTAACATTGACGCATGGCGTTTAGATGTGGCTAATGAAGTGGATCATCATTTCTGGAAAAAATTCTATGAAGCAACAACTGCCTTAGATAAAGATTTCTACATTTTAGGTGAAATCTGGCACTCTTCTCAAAGTTGGTTACAAGGAGATGAATTCCACGGGGTGATGAACTACGCCTTTACAGAAACAGTGACAAACTTCTTCGTTAAAGACGCTATTTCAGCAACTAAGATGGCCAGTGGTTTATACGAACAATTAATGTTATACCGTGATCAAACGAATCAAGTGATGTTTAACTGTTTAGACTCTCATGATACAGCTAGACTGTTACATATTTCAGGTGAGAACAAAGACATTGCGAAGATGGCTTTAACATTTACCTTCTTACAACAAGGATCACCATGTATTTATTATGGAACTGAAATTGGTATGACTGGTGATAACGATCCTGATTGCCGTAGATGTATGGTTTGGGAAGAAGAAAATCAAGATCAAATCTTCCTAGCATTCACTAAGCAACTGGTTGCATTAAGAAAAGATTATCAACCAATTCTTTCTTACGGTGACTTAACATTTGAAACACTGGATAATGAGGGACAATATGTTGAATTTACTCGTCAAACAACAGAAGGACAAGTTAAAGGTTTCTTTAACAAAGGAGCAAAAGAACAAACTGTCTCAGGTGATTTAGAAGTGTTAATGAGCCAAAATGTTGAGAAAACAGCGTCAGGATACGTTATTCGTGAAAATGGTTTCATCGTTTCGAAATAA
- a CDS encoding extracellular solute-binding protein, which translates to MKKGWKRFGLGLVAASAVLALTACGGGKDKKDEGKKDDTLEVSVAKGYVKYVNEIKGDFEKENGIKVKVIEKDMFEQLDALSLDGPAGKAPDVMMSAFDRLGPLGLQGHLAEVKLSEDSHYNDTDKKQVTVQDKQYGSPAVIETLIMYYNKDLLKEAPKTFKELEELSKDEKYAFKGEEGKNTAFLAKWTDFYFAYGLISGYGGYTFGKDGTDPKDVGLNNKGAVEGIQYATDWFQKTWPKGMMDVKAAGDFVTTQFTEGHAAAIIDGPWAAANYKDAGLNFGAAKIPTLNNGKEYEAFGGGKAWVVSNYSKNKEMSQKWLDYVTNDKNQEAFYKATQEVPANNNAREAATKENNELTTAVIEQYKNSKPMPNIPEMAEIFAGGENLMFDAASGKKTPQEAADAAVKVIKENIDQKYGE; encoded by the coding sequence ATGAAAAAAGGATGGAAACGCTTTGGTCTAGGTTTAGTTGCAGCATCAGCAGTATTAGCATTAACTGCATGTGGTGGAGGCAAAGATAAAAAAGACGAAGGTAAAAAAGATGATACTTTAGAAGTATCAGTAGCAAAAGGCTATGTTAAATATGTAAACGAAATCAAAGGTGACTTTGAAAAAGAAAATGGTATTAAAGTAAAAGTTATCGAAAAAGATATGTTCGAACAATTAGATGCTTTATCTCTTGATGGACCTGCTGGTAAAGCACCTGACGTAATGATGTCAGCATTTGACCGCTTAGGACCTTTAGGGTTACAAGGACATTTAGCAGAAGTTAAATTAAGTGAAGACTCACACTACAATGATACTGATAAAAAACAAGTAACGGTTCAAGATAAACAATATGGTTCTCCAGCAGTTATTGAAACGTTAATTATGTACTATAACAAAGATTTACTTAAAGAAGCACCAAAAACATTTAAAGAATTAGAAGAATTATCTAAAGATGAAAAATATGCCTTTAAAGGTGAAGAAGGAAAAAATACAGCATTCTTAGCTAAATGGACTGACTTCTACTTCGCATATGGATTAATTTCTGGTTACGGTGGTTATACATTTGGTAAAGACGGTACTGATCCTAAAGATGTTGGTTTAAACAACAAAGGTGCTGTTGAAGGAATTCAATATGCTACTGATTGGTTCCAAAAAACTTGGCCAAAAGGTATGATGGATGTTAAAGCTGCTGGTGATTTTGTTACAACTCAATTTACTGAGGGACACGCTGCAGCAATTATCGATGGACCTTGGGCTGCTGCTAACTATAAAGATGCAGGTTTAAACTTTGGCGCTGCTAAAATTCCTACATTAAACAATGGCAAAGAATACGAAGCCTTTGGTGGCGGTAAAGCATGGGTAGTAAGTAACTATTCTAAAAACAAAGAAATGTCACAAAAATGGTTAGATTACGTAACAAACGATAAAAACCAAGAAGCATTCTACAAAGCAACACAAGAAGTTCCAGCTAACAACAATGCTCGTGAAGCTGCAACAAAAGAAAATAACGAATTAACAACTGCTGTTATCGAACAATATAAAAACTCTAAACCAATGCCAAACATTCCAGAAATGGCTGAAATCTTTGCTGGTGGCGAAAACTTAATGTTTGATGCTGCATCTGGTAAGAAAACTCCTCAAGAAGCTGCTGACGCTGCAGTGAAAGTAATCAAAGAAAATATCGATCAAAAATACGGCGAATAA
- a CDS encoding sugar ABC transporter permease, which yields MKKTHSVKRTRFLSHFFTYLFLIVLAVIVVYPILITVSTAFKAGNVSAFSLDFNSEWTLNNFSRLLNETLYGSWYINTLIIAIFTMVCQVTIITLAGYTYSRYRFVGRNSSLKLFLIVQMVPTMAALTAFYVMALLLNALDQPWFLTLIYIGGGIPMNTWLMKGYFDTVPIDLDESAKLDGAGHFRIFAQIVLPLVKPMIAVQALWAFMGPFGDYMLAKFLLRSPEKITVAVGLQTFISNSKDQQVALFAAGAILIALPITVLFFFLQKNFVSGLLAGGTKG from the coding sequence ATGAAGAAAACACACTCCGTAAAACGTACTAGATTTTTATCTCATTTCTTTACGTATTTATTCTTAATTGTCTTAGCAGTAATCGTGGTTTATCCAATTTTAATTACGGTCAGTACAGCGTTTAAAGCTGGAAATGTTAGTGCATTCAGTTTAGATTTTAACAGTGAATGGACGCTTAATAACTTTAGTCGCTTACTGAATGAAACACTTTATGGTAGCTGGTATATCAATACATTAATTATTGCTATCTTCACAATGGTGTGTCAGGTAACAATTATTACTCTAGCAGGTTACACTTACAGTCGTTATCGTTTCGTTGGTCGTAACAGTAGTTTAAAACTTTTCTTAATCGTTCAAATGGTTCCAACGATGGCAGCTTTAACAGCCTTCTACGTTATGGCATTATTACTTAATGCTTTAGACCAACCTTGGTTCTTAACATTGATTTATATCGGTGGTGGGATCCCAATGAACACTTGGTTAATGAAAGGCTATTTTGATACTGTACCAATCGATTTAGATGAGTCTGCTAAATTAGATGGTGCTGGTCACTTTAGAATTTTTGCTCAAATTGTGTTACCATTAGTAAAACCAATGATTGCTGTTCAAGCGTTATGGGCGTTCATGGGACCTTTTGGTGATTACATGTTAGCTAAATTCTTACTACGCTCACCAGAAAAAATTACGGTTGCTGTTGGTCTTCAAACATTCATCAGTAACTCTAAGGATCAACAAGTGGCTTTGTTTGCCGCAGGTGCAATTCTAATTGCATTACCAATTACAGTGTTATTCTTCTTCTTGCAAAAGAACTTTGTATCAGGTTTACTTGCTGGAGGAACAAAAGGATAG
- a CDS encoding DUF1189 family protein gives MKSSQFPVTYFANCFSAKKMFLNRRELKIWQMLIVIIFLIFMLLNPVAINANNSPEFKLNSIMPDLTKQVSKSNIEEIKQITFTDNKLTEQESKKLSNEIYLNTSKKDFEKVKTGLNFENDKLVMKDENGLSFELRYTEDWKFANFSSVEEFETWLNKEWNAQNAPYRILSMTMLVALLVLSSTLFLVFGTAFFIWLTKRNHISSIKSYKEALNVTLNSLFLSTFIATIIGLIHYDITLMMTIQAFGLAIQILIIFAKTKFNDNLAEGKPFK, from the coding sequence ATGAAGTCAAGTCAATTCCCAGTTACTTATTTTGCTAATTGTTTTTCAGCTAAAAAAATGTTTTTAAATCGTCGTGAGTTAAAAATATGGCAAATGCTGATTGTAATCATCTTTTTAATTTTTATGTTATTAAATCCGGTAGCGATTAATGCGAATAACTCTCCAGAATTCAAATTAAATAGTATTATGCCAGATTTAACGAAACAAGTATCTAAATCAAATATTGAAGAGATTAAACAAATCACTTTTACCGATAATAAATTAACTGAACAAGAATCAAAAAAGCTAAGTAACGAGATTTACTTAAACACATCAAAAAAGGATTTTGAAAAAGTAAAGACAGGGCTTAATTTTGAAAACGATAAGTTGGTTATGAAAGATGAAAATGGCTTATCTTTTGAATTAAGATATACAGAAGATTGGAAGTTTGCAAATTTTTCAAGTGTTGAAGAGTTTGAAACGTGGTTAAACAAAGAATGGAATGCTCAAAATGCTCCTTACCGTATTTTAAGTATGACGATGCTAGTTGCTTTACTTGTTTTAAGTAGTACGTTATTTTTGGTGTTCGGAACAGCCTTTTTCATCTGGTTAACGAAAAGAAATCATATTTCATCGATTAAATCATATAAAGAAGCCTTGAACGTAACACTTAATTCACTTTTCTTAAGTACATTCATTGCAACTATCATTGGATTGATTCATTATGATATTACCTTAATGATGACAATTCAGGCCTTTGGTTTAGCAATTCAAATTTTAATTATTTTTGCTAAAACGAAATTTAATGATAACTTAGCAGAAGGTAAACCATTTAAATAA
- a CDS encoding sugar ABC transporter permease, giving the protein MDTNQKKKDVKKATLLSIIPGLGQIYNEQKFKGFIFLGVFALFIVELFTFGLSAFEGFITLGTVPVEDHSLFLLIEGTLQIIITAIFLIFYYLNIRDARVVAKKWNDGQKVNTTAKSIIENVLDDGFPYLLTLPAYLVMTVAIIFPVLVTLFMAFTNYDFKHIPPAGLIDWVGIKNFFSIFFLSSYRATFGAVFSWTVIWTVCASTLQIVLGVLTAVIANQQFIKGKRLFGVIFLLPWAVPAFITIMSFSNIFNDSIGAINTQVIPMINHLPFVDISAISWKTDPFWTKVAIIMIQGWLGFPYIYVMTTGILQSIPGELYEAAKIDGANAIQRFRTITLPMILFVAAPIFVTQYTGNFNNFSMIYLFNNGGPGSVGGGAGSTDILISWIYKLTTGNAPQYSVAAAVTLIISFIVISISMIVFKKTNAFDMEGK; this is encoded by the coding sequence ATGGATACAAATCAAAAAAAGAAAGACGTTAAAAAAGCGACGCTTCTTTCAATTATTCCAGGTTTAGGCCAAATTTATAATGAACAAAAATTTAAAGGATTTATCTTCTTAGGAGTTTTTGCGCTATTCATCGTAGAGTTGTTTACTTTTGGTTTATCTGCATTTGAAGGATTTATTACATTAGGGACTGTTCCAGTCGAAGATCATTCACTATTTCTTTTAATAGAAGGAACCCTACAAATTATTATTACTGCAATTTTTCTGATTTTTTATTACTTAAACATTCGTGATGCACGTGTGGTTGCTAAAAAATGGAACGATGGTCAAAAAGTTAATACAACAGCAAAATCAATTATTGAGAATGTGTTGGATGATGGTTTTCCATACCTTTTAACATTACCAGCTTATCTCGTTATGACAGTTGCTATTATTTTTCCAGTTTTAGTTACATTATTTATGGCATTTACTAACTATGACTTTAAACATATTCCACCTGCTGGCTTGATTGACTGGGTAGGAATCAAGAACTTCTTTAGTATTTTCTTCTTAAGTTCTTACCGTGCTACATTTGGAGCAGTATTTAGTTGGACAGTTATTTGGACAGTTTGTGCCTCTACATTACAAATTGTTTTAGGTGTTTTAACAGCTGTAATTGCTAACCAACAATTTATTAAAGGAAAAAGACTTTTCGGGGTTATCTTCTTACTTCCTTGGGCAGTTCCAGCGTTTATCACCATCATGAGTTTCTCTAATATCTTCAACGATAGTATTGGAGCAATCAATACACAAGTTATTCCAATGATTAATCACTTACCATTCGTTGATATTAGTGCGATTTCATGGAAAACAGATCCATTCTGGACAAAAGTTGCGATTATCATGATTCAAGGTTGGTTAGGTTTCCCTTATATTTATGTTATGACAACAGGGATTTTACAATCAATTCCTGGTGAATTATATGAAGCAGCTAAAATCGATGGTGCTAATGCGATTCAACGTTTTAGAACAATCACATTACCAATGATTCTATTTGTAGCCGCACCAATTTTTGTTACTCAATATACAGGTAACTTTAACAACTTCTCAATGATTTACTTATTCAATAATGGTGGACCAGGTAGTGTCGGTGGTGGCGCTGGTTCAACAGATATCTTGATTTCTTGGATTTACAAATTAACAACAGGTAACGCTCCGCAATATTCTGTGGCAGCAGCTGTGACGTTAATTATTTCATTTATTGTAATTAGTATCTCAATGATTGTCTTTAAGAAAACAAACGCTTTTGATATGGAGGGCAAATAA
- a CDS encoding FtsW/RodA/SpoVE family cell cycle protein: protein MLLLSIWLQYWVATYEDYSAVNQAIKQMAFVLIGLACMFSLKFINKKIIWKLVPWLYLFSLLLMLSLYFFYDATMYDLTNTKRWIDIAGIKFQPSELAKIAYILFISKELIKYDMRTKEKTVKTDLHLIKRLIILSLPLYALMFMQKDFGTSLVFVCVLGALLIAVGIDWKILATLASILAVVGGILIVLVFTEFGNDILASLHFKQYQLNRVKAWRDPFSYADGIAYQQVQGLVAMGSGGLLGKGASGVQVYVPVRESDMIFTFVGEAYGFVGASLVIILYFYLFFQIFYAGLKSNSKFNLYICVGIVFMLVFQTFENIGASIGLLPLTGIPLPFLSQGGTSLVAILIALGLIFEMDVYD, encoded by the coding sequence ATGCTCCTTTTAAGTATTTGGCTCCAATATTGGGTTGCCACCTATGAAGATTACTCTGCAGTCAACCAAGCAATTAAACAAATGGCTTTTGTTTTAATCGGTTTAGCCTGCATGTTTTCTTTGAAGTTTATTAATAAGAAAATCATTTGGAAATTAGTTCCTTGGTTATACCTCTTTTCTCTACTTCTCATGCTGTCACTTTATTTTTTCTATGATGCTACCATGTATGATTTAACGAATACGAAACGCTGGATCGATATTGCTGGTATTAAATTTCAACCTTCTGAGCTAGCTAAAATCGCGTATATTTTATTCATCTCAAAAGAATTGATTAAATACGATATGAGAACAAAAGAAAAAACCGTTAAAACGGATTTACATCTCATCAAAAGATTAATCATACTAAGTTTACCTTTATACGCTTTAATGTTTATGCAAAAAGACTTCGGAACTTCTCTTGTCTTCGTTTGTGTATTAGGGGCACTTTTAATCGCTGTTGGCATTGATTGGAAGATCTTGGCAACCTTGGCTTCAATTTTAGCTGTAGTTGGTGGGATTTTAATTGTTCTTGTTTTTACAGAATTTGGAAATGACATTCTAGCTTCATTACATTTTAAACAATATCAATTAAATCGTGTCAAAGCATGGCGAGATCCTTTTTCTTATGCAGATGGTATTGCCTATCAACAAGTTCAAGGATTAGTTGCCATGGGCTCTGGTGGCCTATTAGGTAAAGGCGCTAGTGGCGTTCAAGTTTACGTTCCTGTTCGAGAGTCAGATATGATTTTTACCTTTGTAGGTGAAGCTTATGGATTTGTGGGAGCATCTCTTGTTATCATCTTGTATTTCTATCTGTTCTTCCAAATTTTCTATGCTGGTTTAAAGAGTAACTCGAAGTTTAATCTTTACATCTGTGTCGGAATTGTTTTCATGTTAGTCTTCCAAACTTTCGAAAATATTGGGGCTTCCATTGGACTATTGCCTTTAACTGGTATCCCGTTACCTTTCTTAAGCCAAGGTGGAACATCACTAGTAGCGATACTAATTGCACTAGGATTGATATTCGAGATGGATGTCTATGATTAA